One segment of Stomatobaculum sp. F0698 DNA contains the following:
- a CDS encoding cortexillin II, whose protein sequence is MARTKGAKNKPTLSVAERLQRANAELTELQEAVKAKKAEIKELRREEKSETQLVIMKAIEESGKTAEEVLAMIQRQ, encoded by the coding sequence ATGGCACGCACCAAGGGGGCGAAGAATAAGCCGACACTGAGTGTCGCGGAGAGATTGCAAAGAGCAAACGCAGAGCTCACGGAGCTTCAGGAGGCTGTGAAGGCAAAGAAGGCCGAGATTAAGGAACTTCGGAGAGAGGAAAAGTCCGAGACCCAGCTGGTCATCATGAAGGCCATCGAGGAGAGCGGAAAGACCGCCGAAGAAGTTCTCGCAATGATTCAGAGACAGTAA
- a CDS encoding leucine-rich repeat domain-containing protein, which yields MIKQSGKSVCPSCGTPLYIEEKDKSVNVNVTLGNIEKSEAKQKGFFLALLAFILLSVFFMLFLPAIFRTGRKVQKTVAPKYETSLHDPVLTRLFAEAFEKDPASITEEDYARVKTISFQRELSGLLWLEVGFTDDSEKRIPLVYDERTVEIDGTDFQVFPNLEGLYVAETATGGDVRLSYESEEYAHNLANLTKLKYLHLSERSSYDRTPKELAAFVANPAQIEELNGVSLYDAEDVEALVKYFPNLKKLIIVDRGADVSLADLKQLSQLELLATELRADGNEDLLELTGVKEMEILARADGNPVKDFRFLSGLTGLRSLTLVGATELKSLNALSPLTELEELRIYDARELLSIEPLRGFTALRVLDIGDSTALENLDALQSLTALRKLRLTNSAWGAKAIPPDLSMLTSLEEAEIEEDSMASVAACRSLKKLTIYMNHFGEGSDFSQLAGLENLESLRLNISSSAYRYTNIERLSALPKLRTLKLVGDEGPLPLKAFPQVTEIEVIGKNVVADFSNSKLVIDPLPDSENTALERLTVIGFEGIQSSPYGSEQQYGSDVLSRLSYCTSLRELRLIHCGLTDLNFASAVPNVEVLDIGGNRIEDISPLTALPKLRELYCGDNEIQNIAVMRDRGILLLE from the coding sequence TTGATCAAACAAAGCGGAAAAAGCGTCTGCCCTTCTTGCGGGACGCCGCTCTACATCGAGGAAAAAGACAAATCCGTCAATGTCAATGTCACGCTCGGAAACATCGAAAAAAGCGAGGCGAAGCAGAAGGGCTTCTTCCTTGCCCTGCTTGCTTTTATTTTGCTTTCGGTGTTTTTCATGTTGTTCCTGCCCGCCATCTTCCGCACGGGGCGTAAGGTGCAAAAGACGGTCGCGCCGAAGTACGAGACGAGCCTTCACGATCCGGTGCTGACCCGGCTCTTTGCGGAAGCCTTCGAGAAGGATCCCGCATCGATTACGGAAGAGGATTATGCGCGCGTCAAGACGATTTCGTTTCAAAGGGAACTGAGCGGTTTGTTATGGCTGGAAGTCGGCTTTACGGATGACAGCGAGAAGCGCATTCCTCTGGTGTACGACGAGCGGACGGTTGAAATCGATGGGACAGACTTCCAGGTTTTTCCGAATCTGGAGGGACTCTATGTCGCGGAGACCGCGACCGGAGGCGATGTTCGCCTTTCCTATGAATCCGAGGAATATGCGCACAACCTGGCCAATCTGACGAAGTTAAAATATCTGCATCTCTCGGAGAGAAGCAGCTACGATCGAACCCCGAAGGAACTGGCCGCCTTTGTCGCAAATCCGGCACAAATCGAGGAACTCAACGGTGTGAGCCTCTATGACGCGGAGGATGTCGAAGCGCTGGTAAAGTACTTCCCGAATCTCAAAAAGCTGATCATCGTCGATCGCGGCGCGGATGTCTCGCTTGCCGATTTAAAGCAGCTGTCTCAGCTCGAACTGCTCGCGACAGAACTTCGCGCGGACGGAAACGAGGATCTCTTGGAACTCACGGGGGTCAAAGAGATGGAGATTCTTGCCCGTGCGGACGGAAATCCGGTCAAGGATTTTCGCTTTCTTTCGGGCCTCACCGGCCTCAGAAGCCTGACGCTGGTCGGTGCCACCGAGTTAAAAAGTCTCAATGCGCTGAGCCCGCTCACCGAACTTGAGGAATTGCGTATTTACGACGCGCGGGAATTGCTCAGCATAGAGCCGCTCCGGGGGTTCACGGCGCTTCGTGTATTGGACATCGGAGACAGCACGGCGCTTGAGAATCTGGATGCCCTGCAGTCGCTGACCGCGCTCCGAAAGCTGAGACTGACCAACAGTGCCTGGGGGGCAAAGGCGATTCCGCCGGATTTGAGCATGCTGACTTCGCTTGAGGAAGCGGAAATCGAGGAGGACAGCATGGCGTCCGTTGCTGCTTGCCGCAGCCTAAAGAAGCTCACAATTTACATGAATCACTTCGGGGAAGGCAGTGATTTTTCACAGCTTGCCGGTCTTGAGAATCTGGAGAGCCTGCGTCTCAATATCTCAAGCAGCGCGTATCGGTATACGAATATCGAGCGTCTTTCGGCCCTGCCGAAACTCAGAACGCTCAAGCTGGTCGGAGACGAAGGCCCGCTTCCGCTGAAAGCATTTCCGCAGGTCACGGAGATTGAGGTCATAGGGAAGAACGTTGTGGCGGATTTCAGTAATTCCAAGCTGGTCATCGACCCGCTGCCCGACAGCGAAAATACCGCTTTGGAACGCCTGACTGTCATCGGTTTCGAAGGGATTCAGAGCAGCCCGTACGGGAGCGAACAACAATACGGTTCCGATGTTTTGTCCCGGCTCTCTTACTGCACGTCGCTTCGGGAACTCCGCCTGATTCACTGCGGGCTTACGGATCTTAATTTCGCAAGTGCCGTCCCGAATGTGGAAGTTTTGGACATCGGCGGAAACCGCATCGAGGATATTTCGCCGCTCACGGCCCTCCCGAAACTTCGGGAGCTTTACTGCGGTGACAATGAGATTCAAAATATCGCGGTGATGCGGGACAGGGGCATTTTATTGCTGGAATAA
- a CDS encoding thioesterase family protein: MLNIGIKGHREITVEEKDLAIHVGSGTVHVLATPMMIANMEYTAASSVEELLGEGKSTVGVQVNVSHVAATPKGMKVSFDSELLEISANGKILTFRVEAHDECGLIGEGTHQRAIIDRERFDNKAQAKLEQK; the protein is encoded by the coding sequence ATGCTGAACATCGGAATCAAGGGACACCGGGAAATTACGGTTGAGGAAAAGGATCTTGCGATTCATGTCGGCAGCGGCACGGTGCATGTGCTCGCAACGCCGATGATGATTGCAAATATGGAATATACCGCAGCATCTTCCGTGGAGGAGTTGCTCGGCGAAGGGAAGTCTACGGTCGGCGTGCAGGTCAATGTGAGCCATGTTGCGGCGACGCCGAAGGGAATGAAGGTCAGTTTTGATTCGGAACTTCTGGAGATCAGCGCAAACGGAAAGATCCTCACCTTCCGTGTCGAGGCACACGATGAGTGCGGCCTGATCGGTGAGGGAACCCACCAGAGAGCGATTATCGACCGGGAGCGCTTCGATAACAAGGCACAGGCAAAGTTAGAGCAGAAATAA
- a CDS encoding zinc ribbon domain-containing protein — translation MTVPEILLALRPLLAVLAVLFLLPRLFGRPFREFSGFLHDLRSLLRAAEESKKLGPTERSVPDMTKLFLPAINRDFPAFNWPEERVAIEKRIVSVLAARQALDLSKLSAPSESLRERVRLAIEDDRMNELTRSFSDIVIHKTAIADYKNQATLTEIRLVSSIGFTASLAGDAVRKSEGKARAAALAVPHRVETTVTSVLVHVQSVNYKSGYQKITAVSCPHCGAPLQRADAKFCPFCKSALLQTNRLVWSLEEIEFQTLV, via the coding sequence ATGACAGTACCTGAAATTCTTCTCGCATTGCGTCCGCTCCTTGCGGTACTTGCTGTTTTGTTTTTGCTCCCGAGACTGTTCGGCCGACCGTTCCGCGAATTCTCGGGCTTTCTTCACGACCTGAGAAGTCTGCTCCGCGCGGCGGAGGAGAGTAAAAAGCTGGGCCCTACGGAGCGCTCCGTTCCGGATATGACAAAGCTCTTTCTCCCTGCCATCAACCGCGATTTTCCGGCCTTCAACTGGCCCGAAGAACGGGTCGCGATCGAAAAGCGCATTGTCTCCGTGCTCGCCGCAAGACAGGCGCTGGACTTAAGTAAACTCTCCGCTCCCTCCGAGAGCCTGCGGGAGCGCGTTCGCCTTGCAATCGAGGATGACCGCATGAACGAGCTGACGCGCAGTTTTTCCGACATCGTGATTCATAAGACCGCGATTGCGGACTATAAAAACCAGGCAACGCTGACGGAAATCCGACTGGTGAGTTCCATCGGCTTTACCGCTTCTCTCGCGGGCGATGCCGTCCGGAAAAGCGAGGGCAAGGCGCGCGCAGCGGCGCTCGCCGTTCCCCACCGGGTCGAGACGACCGTCACTTCGGTTCTGGTCCATGTCCAGAGTGTCAACTACAAAAGCGGGTATCAAAAGATCACCGCTGTCTCCTGTCCGCACTGCGGTGCGCCCCTGCAGCGTGCCGATGCGAAATTTTGTCCCTTCTGTAAGAGCGCCCTTCTGCAGACGAACCGTCTGGTCTGGTCGCTCGAGGAAATCGAATTTCAAACCTTGGTCTGA
- a CDS encoding response regulator: MERGLRIYIVEDDVSMIDTLRDFIEDQGLGEVVGSSEEEGSDEQQIAALKPDLILVDFLMPGMDGAELVRRLRDAGCGAKCIMLSQVTQKDMIGKAYDAGVDFFLNKPINIVELRSVIGSVARQLENERTIEALRRVLFSGQSKAPQDSDEESRRKISAILANIGMAGEKGSADILNLCLFIRREQKSLQQESIRELCSELSDNPRSMEQRMRRAIAVGLTNLAHLGLEDFLNESFTRYSSTLFPFEEVRAEMDLIRGKKNYGGKPSIKKFIESLMQLAEQSA; the protein is encoded by the coding sequence ATGGAGAGAGGACTTAGAATTTATATCGTTGAGGACGATGTCAGCATGATTGACACGCTCCGTGATTTCATCGAGGACCAGGGTCTCGGGGAAGTGGTCGGCAGTTCGGAGGAGGAAGGCAGCGACGAGCAGCAGATTGCCGCTTTGAAGCCGGATCTCATTCTGGTGGATTTTCTGATGCCGGGCATGGACGGCGCGGAACTCGTACGGCGTCTTCGGGACGCGGGCTGCGGCGCAAAGTGCATCATGCTGTCCCAGGTCACGCAGAAGGACATGATAGGCAAGGCCTATGATGCCGGTGTCGATTTCTTCTTAAATAAGCCGATCAACATCGTTGAACTCCGTTCGGTAATCGGTTCGGTCGCGCGCCAGCTGGAAAACGAGAGGACCATAGAGGCCCTGCGCCGTGTACTCTTCAGCGGGCAGAGCAAAGCGCCGCAGGACAGCGACGAGGAGAGCCGGCGGAAAATCAGTGCCATACTCGCAAATATCGGGATGGCGGGAGAAAAAGGCAGCGCGGATATTTTGAATCTCTGTCTCTTTATCAGGCGGGAGCAAAAGTCCCTGCAGCAGGAGAGCATTCGGGAACTTTGCTCGGAGCTCTCGGACAATCCGCGGAGCATGGAGCAGAGAATGCGGCGCGCCATTGCGGTCGGTCTCACAAACTTAGCCCACCTCGGGCTCGAGGACTTCCTGAACGAGAGCTTTACGCGTTACAGCAGCACTCTCTTCCCCTTTGAGGAAGTGCGCGCCGAGATGGATTTGATTCGTGGTAAAAAGAACTATGGAGGTAAACCTTCTATTAAGAAATTCATCGAAAGTCTTATGCAGCTCGCCGAACAAAGTGCGTAA
- a CDS encoding sensor histidine kinase, with product MQGERKVRETERSEQMDGGFLRRPLEFHPVRRSALIGATVALLSQFYFNVLSSDFRISIAVVLLPVLLMTMGAQIHSLSACGFTALIVFLFRVLVSLLLHGPAGVKVYQQLPGALFYLCYGLLFKLQIPNKRFTSLPRVFAAAFFCDLLANAAELLFRAYFFGAAINSENASLVLFLVALLRSALVLLILVMDRQYRELQVRHEQESRYQRLFLMITGLKSELYLMRKNSEEIERVMGNAYRLSEELRAQELPDEMQRRALDIARDVHEIKKDYLRIMRGLEETAANEYDEDHIRFRDLMEILDATSNSVLREKKLDIRLIFDCRDDFLTREHYALMTVLKNLVGNAIEAIEGDRRRGVIMVSERKYDGTYEFKVSDNGPGILPRKLGKIFRLGYSTKFDERTGNIYRGVGLAGVKNMVEDHFGGSIEVQSEPGNTCFTVRIPVGAIAYTDEGRAVHGERT from the coding sequence GTGCAGGGAGAGAGAAAAGTAAGGGAGACGGAGCGCTCCGAACAGATGGACGGCGGCTTCCTGAGGCGGCCCTTGGAATTTCACCCGGTGCGGCGCAGCGCGCTGATCGGCGCGACGGTCGCCCTGCTCTCTCAGTTCTATTTCAATGTGCTGAGCAGCGATTTCCGCATTTCGATTGCGGTTGTGCTTCTGCCGGTGCTCCTTATGACCATGGGCGCGCAAATCCACAGCCTCTCGGCTTGCGGCTTCACCGCGCTCATTGTCTTTTTGTTCCGCGTCCTGGTATCGCTCTTGTTGCACGGCCCCGCGGGCGTCAAAGTATACCAGCAGCTCCCGGGCGCGCTCTTTTATCTCTGTTACGGCCTGCTCTTTAAGCTGCAAATTCCGAATAAGCGCTTTACCTCCCTGCCACGGGTGTTTGCGGCGGCCTTTTTCTGCGATCTGCTCGCAAATGCGGCGGAACTTCTGTTTCGGGCCTACTTTTTCGGGGCTGCGATCAATTCGGAGAATGCCTCTTTGGTGCTCTTTTTGGTCGCGTTGCTTCGCTCGGCGCTGGTGCTCCTCATTTTGGTCATGGACCGGCAGTACCGGGAGCTTCAGGTGCGGCACGAGCAGGAGAGCCGCTACCAGCGCCTCTTCCTCATGATTACGGGCTTAAAGAGCGAGCTCTATCTGATGCGGAAAAATTCGGAGGAAATAGAGCGCGTCATGGGCAACGCCTATCGGCTCTCGGAGGAGCTCCGCGCGCAGGAACTGCCCGATGAGATGCAGCGCCGTGCGTTGGACATCGCCCGCGATGTCCACGAGATCAAGAAGGATTATCTTCGCATCATGCGGGGACTCGAGGAGACCGCGGCCAACGAATACGATGAGGATCACATCCGTTTTCGCGATTTGATGGAAATTCTGGATGCGACTTCGAACAGCGTACTCCGCGAGAAGAAGTTGGACATACGTCTGATTTTCGACTGCCGGGATGATTTCCTGACCCGCGAGCACTACGCGCTGATGACGGTGCTCAAAAACCTGGTCGGCAATGCAATCGAGGCCATCGAGGGAGACAGACGGCGCGGTGTCATCATGGTCTCGGAGCGAAAATACGACGGGACGTATGAGTTCAAAGTTTCGGACAACGGACCCGGCATCTTGCCGCGGAAGCTCGGAAAGATATTCCGCCTCGGCTATTCGACCAAGTTCGATGAGCGGACGGGCAACATCTACCGCGGTGTCGGTCTCGCGGGCGTCAAAAATATGGTGGAAGATCATTTCGGCGGCAGCATAGAAGTGCAGTCAGAGCCCGGTAACACCTGCTTCACCGTGCGCATTCCGGTGGGAGCAATTGCATATACAGACGAAGGAAGGGCTGTCCATGGAGAGAGGACTTAG